A single genomic interval of Bacillus sp. es.036 harbors:
- a CDS encoding FAD-binding oxidoreductase yields the protein MNIVSLLATFLDDDQISVNATVLEQHSKDESYHTPHDPDVVVFPKTTEEVSKILKAANENRIPVVPFGLGSSLEGHVIPYQGGISIDFQLMNKVLEVRPEDFLVRVQPGVTRSQLNKELKKHGLFFTVDPGADATLGGMASTNASGTTSVRYGVMRDQVRDMEVVLADGRVIHTGSNTAKSSSGYHLNGLFVGSEGTLGTFTELTLNVYGIPEATLAGRVVFPTIEQAVSTVTNILHAAIPVARIELVDARSVQQVNKTNETNYIEKPTLFIEFHGNEAGLNQDVAFAKSIAEDNQCEEFIFEHDTKKRALLWEARHNLAYSFSHGSPGKKMMVTDVCVPISELTGAITDARKAIETYGLDGALLGHVGDGNYHAIIMINPDDPVELEKATKLNQHLVHYALERGGTCTGEHGVGTGKAQYQQKEHGAALDVMLAVKHTLDPNGIMNPGKIFAIDKVSS from the coding sequence ATGAATATCGTATCTTTGCTAGCCACCTTTCTTGATGATGATCAGATAAGCGTAAATGCCACTGTGTTAGAGCAGCATAGTAAAGACGAATCTTATCATACGCCACATGATCCAGACGTGGTCGTTTTTCCAAAAACGACAGAAGAAGTTAGTAAAATTTTAAAGGCAGCAAACGAAAATCGAATACCTGTTGTTCCATTTGGTCTAGGTTCTAGCCTAGAGGGTCATGTGATTCCTTATCAAGGTGGAATCTCTATCGATTTCCAATTGATGAACAAGGTTCTTGAGGTACGACCGGAGGATTTCCTCGTACGGGTGCAGCCCGGTGTCACCCGTTCACAATTAAATAAAGAATTAAAAAAGCACGGCTTATTTTTCACCGTTGATCCAGGTGCAGATGCCACACTAGGTGGAATGGCCTCAACTAATGCTAGTGGAACCACCTCTGTTCGGTATGGGGTCATGCGAGATCAAGTTCGTGATATGGAAGTTGTCCTTGCAGATGGTAGGGTTATACATACTGGAAGCAACACAGCAAAATCGTCATCTGGTTATCACCTGAATGGGCTTTTCGTTGGCTCTGAAGGGACTCTGGGAACATTTACAGAACTGACTCTCAATGTCTATGGGATTCCAGAAGCCACACTTGCAGGTAGGGTCGTTTTTCCAACAATTGAGCAAGCGGTTTCAACCGTTACAAATATCCTTCATGCTGCAATACCAGTCGCAAGAATTGAACTGGTCGATGCGCGTTCCGTTCAACAAGTGAACAAAACAAATGAAACGAACTACATTGAAAAGCCAACGCTATTCATAGAATTTCACGGTAATGAAGCTGGATTGAACCAGGATGTTGCGTTTGCTAAAAGCATTGCTGAAGACAACCAGTGCGAAGAATTTATTTTTGAACATGATACAAAGAAACGAGCTCTCCTCTGGGAAGCTCGACACAACCTGGCTTACTCATTTAGTCATGGATCACCTGGTAAGAAAATGATGGTAACGGATGTGTGCGTTCCAATTTCAGAGCTAACTGGTGCTATTACTGATGCAAGAAAAGCAATTGAAACATACGGATTGGACGGTGCGCTTCTAGGTCATGTGGGAGATGGTAATTACCATGCGATCATTATGATTAATCCTGATGACCCTGTAGAGCTTGAGAAAGCTACAAAACTAAATCAGCACCTTGTTCACTATGCGCTCGAGCGAGGAGGCACGTGTACGGGAGAACATGGAGTAGGTACAGGGAAAGCGCAATATCAACAAAAAGAACATGGAGCTGCTTTGGATGTAATGTTAGCAGTTAAACACACTCTTGATCCGAACGGCATTATGAATCCGGGTAAAATATTTGCTATTGATAAAGTATCAAGCTAG
- a CDS encoding aspartate aminotransferase family protein, giving the protein MTVKDLANSQTLLAQQERRESNARSYPRRIPIAIDKAEGIFVTDVDGKRYYDCLAGAGTLALGHNHPVAIEAMEQILRDKRPLHTLDITTPVKEEFVNEVYSSLPEQFANRAKIQFCGPTGGDAIEAALKLVKTATGRSSILTFQGGYHGSTHGTMAISGNHAPKQYVQGLMPDTHFMPYPYAYRCPFGMKDEEGHRVSSTYIENLLDDPESGILPPAAMILEVVQGEGGSVPAPIEWLQEIRRITSERGIPLIIDEIQTGIGRTGKMFAFEHAGIVPDVIVLSKAIGGSLPLSVVIYDQDLDKWNPGAHIGTFRGNQMAMAAGTASLKFIKEHELHKHAAAMGERMIDALKDMQHQFREIGDVRGRGLMIGVEIVDPNQVQSSSGSYPSHPALASRIQRECFNRGLILEVGGRNGSVVRLLPPLIITDEQVSDVLTIIEEAVKVAVESIE; this is encoded by the coding sequence ATGACTGTTAAAGATTTAGCTAATAGCCAGACACTACTTGCCCAACAAGAAAGAAGAGAATCGAATGCAAGATCTTATCCAAGAAGGATACCGATCGCCATTGATAAAGCCGAAGGCATTTTTGTTACAGACGTGGATGGAAAGCGATACTATGACTGTTTGGCGGGTGCAGGAACACTTGCACTTGGACATAACCATCCTGTAGCGATAGAAGCAATGGAGCAGATTCTTCGCGATAAACGACCATTACATACATTAGACATTACAACGCCAGTGAAAGAAGAGTTTGTGAATGAAGTGTATTCAAGCTTACCAGAACAATTTGCCAATCGAGCTAAAATCCAGTTTTGTGGCCCTACTGGCGGGGACGCCATTGAGGCAGCTTTAAAATTAGTCAAAACAGCAACTGGAAGAAGCAGCATCCTTACTTTCCAGGGTGGGTACCATGGTTCTACACATGGGACGATGGCGATCAGTGGGAATCATGCTCCTAAACAATATGTTCAAGGCTTGATGCCCGATACTCACTTCATGCCGTATCCTTACGCCTACCGATGTCCATTCGGAATGAAGGATGAAGAGGGACACAGGGTTTCAAGTACTTATATCGAAAATCTACTCGATGATCCAGAAAGTGGCATTCTTCCTCCGGCTGCTATGATTCTTGAAGTCGTACAGGGAGAAGGAGGTTCAGTTCCAGCTCCAATTGAATGGCTTCAAGAAATTAGAAGAATCACGAGTGAGAGAGGAATCCCTCTCATTATTGATGAAATTCAAACAGGCATCGGTCGAACGGGTAAAATGTTCGCATTTGAACATGCAGGGATTGTACCGGACGTTATTGTGCTTTCAAAAGCAATCGGAGGAAGTTTACCTCTTTCCGTGGTGATCTATGATCAAGATCTTGATAAGTGGAATCCGGGTGCGCACATTGGTACTTTTCGAGGAAACCAAATGGCAATGGCTGCTGGGACTGCTTCATTGAAATTTATTAAAGAGCATGAACTTCACAAGCATGCAGCTGCAATGGGTGAACGAATGATTGATGCACTAAAAGATATGCAACACCAGTTCCGTGAAATTGGGGACGTTCGAGGAAGAGGGTTAATGATTGGAGTAGAAATCGTAGACCCCAATCAGGTTCAATCTTCTTCAGGAAGTTATCCATCTCACCCTGCATTAGCAAGTCGTATTCAGAGAGAATGTTTTAATCGAGGTTTGATTTTAGAAGTTGGAGGGAGAAATGGCAGTGTCGTAAGACTTTTACCTCCACTGATTATAACGGATGAGCAAGTTTCAGATGTCCTCACAATCATTGAAGAAGCAGTAAAAGTTGCTGTGGAGTCAATCGAATGA
- a CDS encoding thiolase family protein: MSENIVIVEAVRTPVGRYGGVLKNFNSGELAAIAIKETIARAGITPELIDEVILGEVRQTTESSNVARVAALRAGVSAASPAFTINRLCASGMQAIASAVQQIHSRQAEILIAGGTESLSNAPIYLRNSRIGGDKTTLIDSNLEAGQQPVELYGNHLGMGITAENVAEKYQISREDQDAFAAESQRRAAVAIENNVFAEEIVPVEAKSRRQTNLVNHDEHPRPGTTIEKLSMLKPVFKEDGSVTAGNSCGRNDGAVAMLVMTEAKARELQLQPLARIIDWATSGISPEIMGVGPVPAVKKLLERTGKQLNDIGLIELNEAFAAQALAVIRELGLQSDKVNVNGGAIALGHPLGATGARILTSLMYEMKRRDERFGIATLCVGGGQGMAMMVENMVN, from the coding sequence ATGAGTGAAAACATCGTAATTGTTGAAGCAGTTAGAACGCCTGTCGGACGGTACGGTGGCGTGTTGAAAAACTTTAATTCGGGTGAGTTAGCCGCTATTGCCATTAAAGAAACGATCGCAAGAGCAGGGATTACGCCCGAACTTATCGATGAAGTTATCCTTGGTGAAGTACGTCAAACAACGGAGTCGTCGAATGTTGCCAGGGTTGCTGCTTTAAGAGCAGGGGTGTCTGCTGCTTCACCCGCATTTACAATTAATCGACTTTGCGCTTCTGGAATGCAGGCAATTGCTTCAGCTGTTCAACAAATCCATTCCAGGCAGGCTGAAATCCTTATAGCTGGAGGAACAGAGAGTTTAAGTAACGCACCTATTTATTTACGTAATAGTCGTATTGGTGGAGATAAAACCACATTGATAGACTCCAATTTGGAAGCTGGTCAACAGCCAGTTGAATTATACGGAAATCATTTAGGAATGGGTATTACTGCAGAAAACGTAGCGGAAAAATACCAGATTTCTCGAGAGGATCAGGATGCTTTTGCTGCTGAGAGTCAGCGACGTGCGGCAGTAGCCATCGAGAATAACGTATTTGCTGAAGAAATCGTACCAGTTGAAGCAAAGTCACGACGACAGACCAACCTTGTTAACCATGATGAACATCCGCGCCCAGGAACAACGATAGAAAAGCTTTCGATGTTAAAGCCAGTATTTAAAGAAGACGGTTCGGTTACTGCTGGAAATTCATGCGGTAGAAACGACGGAGCGGTGGCGATGCTTGTGATGACGGAAGCGAAAGCACGTGAACTTCAACTTCAACCACTTGCCCGAATTATTGACTGGGCTACCTCGGGCATTTCACCCGAAATCATGGGGGTAGGCCCTGTTCCGGCTGTTAAAAAACTTCTAGAACGAACAGGAAAGCAGTTAAATGATATCGGATTAATAGAATTAAACGAGGCATTCGCTGCCCAGGCGCTCGCGGTTATCCGAGAACTTGGGCTCCAGTCAGATAAAGTAAATGTAAACGGTGGGGCCATAGCGCTTGGTCACCCCCTTGGGGCAACAGGTGCACGCATTTTAACATCTCTTATGTACGAAATGAAACGAAGAGATGAGCGTTTCGGTATCGCTACACTGTGCGTTGGTGGTGGACAAGGAATGGCAATGATGGTAGAGAATATGGTTAACTAG
- a CDS encoding GNAT family N-acetyltransferase, translated as MKIRQYEPKDLDSIIELFQQTVYNINRQDYSANQVNAWVNSTTKSKRYSKWAQEFGQNFTYVAEEEGEVVGFIDMTAAGYLDRLYVHHHFQRVGIATLLLSEIEATAQKHKLYKLTTKASITARPFFEAQRFQTIKKQTVEISDLKITNFVMEKKLNFFRGNSSVKI; from the coding sequence ATGAAAATAAGACAATACGAACCTAAAGACTTAGATTCAATCATCGAATTATTTCAACAAACCGTTTATAACATTAATCGACAGGATTATTCAGCGAATCAAGTAAATGCATGGGTGAATTCAACGACTAAATCAAAAAGGTATTCAAAATGGGCACAAGAATTTGGGCAGAATTTCACTTATGTAGCTGAAGAAGAAGGAGAAGTTGTTGGCTTTATTGACATGACCGCAGCCGGCTATCTTGATCGATTATATGTGCATCACCATTTTCAGAGAGTGGGAATTGCTACTCTGCTTCTCTCAGAAATTGAAGCAACTGCACAAAAGCATAAGTTATATAAGCTCACAACAAAGGCAAGCATTACAGCACGTCCATTTTTTGAAGCGCAACGTTTTCAGACAATTAAGAAACAAACTGTTGAAATAAGCGATCTCAAAATAACAAACTTCGTAATGGAGAAAAAGTTGAATTTTTTTAGAGGGAATTCTAGCGTGAAGATTTGA
- a CDS encoding IS3 family transposase — protein MRDFLSKKVKSFSGEPECLSRKAQAALVFELKKKGFKLKDALRRVAIPEATYHYQVTQLKNEDPNKEWKEVIKELFHKHEGKYGYRRIYLALRNQGYVINHKKVQGMMSELGLKCEKFTRKSRYKSYKGTVGKVAQNRLKRRFNTSVRLQKIVTDVTEFKCRGNEKLYLSPMMDLFNGEIVSFGISNRPALNLVLKPLTEALETIRTEAKYRTTIHSDQGWHYQHNTWVKTLKKNRIFQSMSRKATCADNAAMENFFGILKQEMYYGEELVSYEELKRKLEVYVDYYNHERVKAKLAGLSPIQYRTQTSQTAA, from the coding sequence ATTAGAGATTTCCTATCTAAAAAAGTTAAAAGCTTTTCAGGAGAACCCGAATGCCTATCTCGAAAAGCACAAGCAGCGCTGGTATTCGAACTCAAAAAAAAAGGATTCAAATTAAAGGACGCTTTGCGGAGAGTAGCCATTCCCGAGGCCACCTATCATTACCAGGTAACGCAATTAAAGAACGAAGATCCAAATAAAGAGTGGAAAGAAGTGATCAAGGAACTCTTCCATAAGCACGAGGGAAAATACGGATATCGCCGCATTTACTTAGCGCTTCGAAACCAGGGATATGTCATCAACCACAAAAAAGTGCAAGGAATGATGAGTGAGTTGGGATTGAAGTGTGAAAAATTCACTCGGAAATCCCGGTATAAATCGTACAAAGGTACGGTTGGAAAAGTGGCTCAAAACCGATTGAAACGCAGATTCAATACGTCCGTCCGTCTCCAAAAAATCGTCACAGATGTGACTGAATTTAAATGTAGAGGAAATGAAAAGCTTTATTTGAGCCCGATGATGGACTTATTTAATGGAGAAATTGTTTCTTTTGGGATTTCCAACCGACCCGCACTCAATCTTGTTTTAAAGCCTTTGACTGAAGCGTTAGAAACCATTCGAACGGAAGCCAAATACCGGACCACCATCCACTCAGATCAAGGCTGGCATTATCAGCACAACACGTGGGTGAAGACATTAAAGAAGAATCGAATCTTCCAGAGTATGTCCAGAAAAGCAACCTGTGCCGATAATGCGGCCATGGAGAACTTCTTCGGGATTCTCAAACAAGAAATGTATTATGGAGAAGAGCTTGTCTCTTATGAAGAACTGAAAAGAAAACTTGAGGTATACGTGGACTATTATAACCATGAACGCGTAAAAGCAAAATTGGCTGGTTTAAGCCCGATACAATATCGAACTCAAACCAGCCAAACAGCTGCATAA
- a CDS encoding acyl-CoA dehydrogenase family protein, whose product MDFQLDQDIQFLKTNIRNFVENEVEKVAMTIEREDRIPERIIELSKDMGLFGLSIPEEYGGLGIGMVGKCALYEELGKTHNGFTTLIGAHTGIGSVGIVELGNEEQKQKYLPDMAIGEKIGAFALTEPSAGSNASNLKTTAVKEGNKYILNGTKHYITNATEADIFTVMAATDPSKGAKGITSFIVEKDFPGFQVGAVEEKMGLKGSHSAELIFDNCEVPEENVLGEVGKGYVNALKILANGRAGLAARNLGSSQKLLDLSMNYVQERIQFGVPIIEHQAVAHMVAEMGVEIEALRSFTYRVAWMVDQGEKVIKEAAMLKLYGSEVYNRVADKALQVHGGIGYISDYPIERYFRDARITRIYEGTSEIQKNIIASQLRKEYS is encoded by the coding sequence ATGGACTTTCAATTAGATCAGGACATTCAGTTTCTTAAAACCAACATCCGAAATTTTGTTGAAAATGAAGTCGAAAAAGTTGCCATGACGATTGAGCGCGAAGATCGTATTCCAGAACGGATCATTGAGCTTTCAAAAGACATGGGCCTATTTGGTTTAAGTATTCCAGAAGAATATGGAGGCTTAGGAATAGGCATGGTTGGAAAATGCGCTCTTTATGAGGAATTAGGGAAAACACACAATGGTTTTACCACATTAATTGGGGCTCATACAGGCATTGGCTCTGTTGGAATTGTTGAACTCGGCAATGAAGAACAAAAGCAAAAATATTTACCCGATATGGCAATCGGAGAGAAAATTGGGGCTTTCGCTTTAACAGAACCGTCTGCTGGTTCAAATGCTTCAAATTTAAAAACGACAGCTGTTAAAGAAGGTAATAAATATATTTTGAATGGAACAAAGCACTACATTACGAATGCCACTGAAGCAGATATTTTTACTGTAATGGCAGCAACTGATCCATCAAAAGGCGCAAAAGGAATTACTTCATTTATTGTAGAAAAGGACTTTCCGGGTTTTCAAGTCGGTGCGGTTGAAGAAAAAATGGGTTTAAAAGGATCTCACTCCGCCGAACTTATTTTTGATAATTGTGAAGTACCAGAGGAAAATGTGCTTGGTGAGGTTGGTAAGGGATACGTCAATGCATTGAAGATTTTAGCTAATGGACGTGCCGGTCTCGCTGCACGAAATCTGGGATCTTCTCAGAAGCTCCTGGATTTGAGCATGAATTATGTACAAGAACGCATCCAGTTTGGCGTGCCGATTATTGAACATCAGGCCGTCGCGCACATGGTTGCAGAAATGGGTGTAGAGATTGAAGCACTCCGATCGTTTACCTACCGTGTAGCGTGGATGGTCGATCAGGGTGAAAAAGTCATTAAAGAAGCGGCTATGCTTAAGTTATACGGTTCTGAGGTCTATAACAGAGTTGCAGACAAAGCCCTTCAGGTGCATGGAGGAATCGGCTACATTTCGGATTATCCAATCGAGCGGTATTTTCGAGATGCACGTATTACACGCATCTATGAAGGTACTTCTGAGATACAAAAGAACATTATCGCGAGTCAGCTAAGAAAAGAATATAGCTAA
- a CDS encoding flotillin family protein, with product MMEFIGLIISGIILFLLLLAGGIGFFIFKRRYKTASSNQALIITGPKLGDAEKDNRIFVDDNGRSMKIVRGGGIRLKLFQTSTPIDLTSFQLEIASPKAYTSEGVPIRATSVAEISIGSRLEIVANYAEKFLGKPQKEKERELKEVLEGHLRAIISSLTVDEIYKDFNSVNKKVKNIAEEDLKNLGFEITSFALKELKDDDEENGYLEALGRPRIAEARKDADIAEANARRETRMHKAKTDQEAEEDEIRRQIEIARSQKDKDVKEAEYKAEIEQGRARSEQSYNLEQARLNQKVKEEEMQVQFIERQRQVELELEEQKRRKTQADSNAYDIRANAEAEAERDRIDGQTKAEIEKQKGLAEAEVIRERGRAEAEAKELMAQAMEKYGDAAIIEMLVDMLPKYAHEIAQPLSQISEMKVIDMGGGKGSTQITDNVTKTMTGLQASLKESTGMDLKAMLESFVSRGHYNSFDTKGYPTEEDESADSGMEENAYESEVASTYEEELEEERTECPENEENEQKE from the coding sequence TGGAATTTATCGGGTTAATAATTTCCGGTATTATTTTGTTTTTATTACTCTTGGCAGGCGGTATCGGATTTTTCATTTTCAAAAGGCGTTATAAAACCGCCTCCTCTAATCAGGCGCTGATAATCACAGGGCCAAAGCTAGGAGACGCAGAGAAAGATAATCGCATTTTCGTCGATGACAATGGTCGTAGTATGAAGATCGTACGTGGTGGCGGTATTCGATTAAAGTTGTTTCAAACAAGTACCCCGATCGACCTTACCTCATTTCAACTAGAAATTGCTTCACCAAAAGCATATACATCAGAAGGCGTTCCAATTCGAGCTACAAGTGTCGCAGAAATTAGCATAGGCAGTAGACTTGAAATTGTTGCGAATTATGCAGAGAAATTTCTAGGCAAACCACAAAAAGAGAAAGAGCGTGAATTAAAAGAGGTTCTTGAAGGTCATCTTCGCGCCATCATTTCATCGCTTACAGTCGATGAAATCTACAAAGATTTTAATTCGGTCAATAAAAAAGTGAAGAATATTGCTGAAGAAGATCTCAAGAATCTAGGATTTGAAATTACTTCTTTTGCTCTAAAAGAATTAAAGGATGATGACGAAGAGAACGGATATTTAGAAGCTCTAGGACGTCCACGTATTGCAGAAGCTAGAAAAGATGCCGATATTGCAGAGGCTAACGCCAGACGTGAAACCCGTATGCACAAAGCGAAAACGGACCAAGAAGCAGAAGAAGATGAAATAAGACGTCAGATTGAGATCGCCCGTTCTCAAAAAGACAAAGATGTGAAGGAAGCGGAGTACAAAGCTGAAATTGAACAAGGAAGGGCGCGTTCTGAGCAGTCCTATAACCTTGAGCAAGCAAGACTTAATCAGAAAGTGAAAGAAGAAGAGATGCAGGTTCAATTCATTGAACGACAGCGCCAAGTCGAATTAGAACTAGAAGAACAAAAGCGAAGAAAAACGCAAGCTGATTCGAATGCCTACGATATTCGAGCAAATGCAGAAGCGGAAGCGGAACGCGATCGCATCGATGGACAAACGAAAGCAGAAATTGAAAAGCAAAAAGGTTTGGCTGAAGCTGAAGTGATTCGTGAACGTGGTCGTGCTGAAGCTGAAGCTAAAGAACTAATGGCTCAGGCAATGGAGAAATATGGCGATGCTGCGATTATTGAAATGCTTGTCGACATGTTGCCGAAATATGCGCATGAAATTGCTCAGCCACTTTCTCAAATTTCTGAGATGAAAGTCATTGATATGGGTGGCGGTAAAGGTTCCACTCAGATTACAGACAATGTAACAAAAACAATGACAGGTCTTCAGGCAAGTCTAAAAGAATCAACTGGAATGGATTTAAAAGCCATGCTTGAGAGTTTTGTCTCAAGAGGACATTACAATTCTTTCGATACAAAAGGTTATCCTACAGAAGAAGATGAGAGCGCCGATTCAGGAATGGAAGAAAACGCTTATGAAAGCGAAGTAGCCTCAACATATGAAGAAGAATTGGAAGAGGAAAGAACAGAATGTCCTGAAAATGAAGAAAATGAACAAAAAGAATAA
- a CDS encoding 3-hydroxyacyl-CoA dehydrogenase family protein: MSIYNLAVIGAGTMGRGIAFSAVLAGLSVTIQDVSDAALEQSKKYMEEQFNRLVKKEKFTYSHAKERLEAVKYTNELREAVNECDLVIEAVLELMELKTSIFKQLDEYAPDHAILATNTSTMSPTEIAAQTKRPDQCLALHFFNPVPKMKLIEVICGLETSEETISQAMAFGKSIGKECVRINEFPGFAVSRMNCLIGNEAMNMVMEGVGTPEDIDKAMKLGLNHPMGPLELADLVGLDTRLRNMQYLYETLGEKYRPCPILTKYVKAGRLGRKSGRGFYTYH, encoded by the coding sequence ATGTCTATTTACAATCTTGCTGTTATTGGAGCAGGTACGATGGGGAGAGGGATTGCTTTTTCAGCAGTTCTAGCTGGTCTTTCTGTCACTATACAGGATGTAAGTGATGCGGCTCTTGAACAATCAAAAAAGTATATGGAAGAACAATTTAATCGATTAGTCAAAAAAGAGAAATTTACATACTCCCACGCAAAAGAACGATTGGAGGCTGTCAAATATACAAATGAATTGCGTGAGGCGGTAAATGAGTGCGACCTCGTCATCGAAGCAGTTCTTGAACTAATGGAACTCAAAACAAGTATCTTTAAACAACTTGATGAATATGCACCAGATCATGCTATCTTAGCTACCAACACATCCACCATGAGCCCCACCGAAATCGCTGCCCAAACAAAGAGACCTGACCAATGTCTTGCCCTTCACTTTTTTAATCCCGTGCCAAAAATGAAGCTAATTGAAGTCATTTGTGGTTTAGAAACTTCTGAAGAAACCATTAGCCAAGCCATGGCCTTTGGGAAATCCATCGGTAAAGAATGCGTTCGAATCAATGAATTTCCAGGCTTTGCTGTCAGCCGAATGAATTGTCTAATCGGCAATGAAGCGATGAACATGGTCATGGAGGGTGTTGGTACACCAGAAGACATCGATAAAGCTATGAAACTAGGGCTAAATCATCCAATGGGGCCTCTTGAACTCGCCGATTTAGTTGGACTCGATACAAGGCTTCGCAACATGCAATATTTATATGAAACGCTTGGTGAAAAATATCGACCATGCCCGATTTTAACGAAATACGTTAAAGCCGGTCGACTTGGTAGAAAAAGCGGAAGAGGATTTTATACATACCATTAA
- a CDS encoding helix-turn-helix domain-containing protein, translating to MAKYSEKFKLEVVMEYLQGSLGYTLLAKKYGMPHKSPIIGWVRAYQTFGEEGLKRKRSRQVFPVQFKLNVLNFMKQTGASYRETAIAFKMNNPSLIANWSSTLRKEGIGGLQEKAKGRPPMPKNHKQQSSKSEKELTREEQLERENELLRLEISYLKKLKAFQENPNAYLEKHKQRWYSNSKKKDSN from the coding sequence ATGGCAAAGTATAGTGAAAAATTTAAATTAGAAGTGGTAATGGAGTATCTCCAAGGATCTCTGGGATACACTTTATTAGCCAAAAAGTATGGAATGCCTCATAAATCCCCCATCATTGGTTGGGTTCGTGCTTATCAAACCTTTGGAGAAGAGGGATTGAAGAGAAAGCGTTCAAGACAAGTCTTCCCTGTCCAATTTAAGTTAAATGTATTAAACTTTATGAAACAGACAGGCGCTTCTTATCGGGAGACTGCGATTGCCTTTAAAATGAACAATCCTTCGTTAATTGCGAATTGGTCTAGTACATTACGGAAGGAAGGAATCGGAGGCCTCCAAGAAAAAGCGAAAGGACGGCCACCTATGCCAAAAAATCACAAACAACAATCATCGAAATCAGAAAAAGAGTTAACGCGTGAAGAACAACTAGAACGCGAAAATGAGCTTCTGCGATTAGAGATTTCCTATCTAAAAAAGTTAAAAGCTTTTCAGGAGAACCCGAATGCCTATCTCGAAAAGCACAAGCAGCGCTGGTATTCGAACTCAAAAAAAAAGGATTCAAATTAA
- a CDS encoding DUF6944 family repetitive protein: MYSDSIILIGAWIQVLGAGIVSIGNTLVALEKKGELIDEVGGDLYAIGNAIEATGDSLQAIGRTNLSRGKQEEMLGILGSWLQAAGNASNVVGGSQALSLDQDEGLSIDIIGGVVQTIGAGFEAQGSSLSQSAYARLITTGLTIQTYALSIETIGLLFIKRKRVKLGEKILALGSYAQTAGAIIAAIGYSKEFQIKYR; the protein is encoded by the coding sequence GTGTACAGTGATTCGATTATACTGATAGGAGCTTGGATACAAGTTCTAGGAGCAGGTATTGTTTCGATCGGAAATACACTTGTTGCATTGGAGAAAAAAGGAGAACTTATTGATGAAGTTGGTGGCGACCTTTATGCGATTGGGAATGCGATTGAGGCAACAGGAGATTCGCTTCAAGCTATAGGGCGGACGAATTTATCAAGGGGTAAGCAGGAGGAAATGCTAGGGATTCTCGGTTCCTGGCTACAGGCGGCGGGTAATGCTTCTAATGTGGTGGGAGGCTCTCAAGCCCTTAGCTTAGACCAAGATGAAGGTCTATCTATTGATATTATTGGAGGCGTGGTTCAAACAATCGGTGCTGGCTTTGAAGCTCAAGGATCAAGCCTAAGTCAATCCGCTTATGCTAGATTAATTACAACAGGATTGACCATTCAAACTTATGCGCTCTCAATAGAGACAATTGGGCTTTTGTTTATTAAAAGAAAACGGGTCAAACTTGGAGAGAAGATTTTGGCGCTAGGAAGTTATGCTCAAACGGCTGGGGCTATTATTGCCGCTATTGGATACTCAAAAGAATTTCAAATTAAATATAGATGA